From Taeniopygia guttata chromosome 21, bTaeGut7.mat, whole genome shotgun sequence, one genomic window encodes:
- the CFAP74 gene encoding cilia- and flagella-associated protein 74 isoform X3 translates to MVLQLCKKEEEARREREERNKKLLEDAKRNHEKAVCFLRQSMARIHEKNAKEEAKAQEHMERRIQAVLSLKTSITSNRERLQTLQILNKAKALEAKKEEMKMREAILEEGGNVIREIFLHKRQQEHEKRKEAFRELQKSRKMEIVSRILQERASIHKQRKTQSPTKAIKAHGKLGDALLQSGKAWQSEETCKHADGEISQPWRSPSVCSSAGEGNAPQGESPENRSQDVLWESGDEDTERDKTLLVPEFPGLWSREYDLHEVPKAEDPTQLAIRAMRKQMSEKKMEKLQTRILHKQTVPAQEHKGGAFHSKPSCIHFKDFDVGQIYKRKIVLTNVSYSVNYCRLVGISEWLKDFISVHFDPPGKMSSGMSCEFLVTFKPMINEGLEGEVMFMAQTGSFSVPLKCTVKTCMLALDKECIDFGSLVVGETISRTISLTNSGALGARFRVQTSAGATSTLRAAVKAAPARVVTEHPRACDPEEKGSTGPVAAGDPNKSCAEPREGMTPCAAQESKSSSATEQLGQRELNNRSDLVTDNAENLVELSPEDIPTEIMLGKVTEGEIGPFSSVKIPVLFVPAVPGDVRAEFVIMFDNPDCKPLSFSAVGVSVDVPIWVPQPSVDLRICLYERLYQDSVEVRSRATTALRLKFEVCKELSKHMELLPKTGYIQAQSSFSAQLKFLPRQSLPEDAGSYFNAETGILEVPVTILIVDKAKKVNFTVHAIVTTSDLEISPAQINFGYCTIYEAVQANVTLTNKSILPQEFGFVGLPEFVEVQPSDGFGIILPLESLTLDIIFKATKAKEHSFELTCKTEINRQFKLSCKAVGVHPPLELSHSLVQFAATALNSVSSATLDVLNSHVDGNPLTHPVPRIGSGNPVPVGPTSFEFHVPQDCPVTITPSVGTVLPGQKSSIRVSFSPALSDQQIREEAARRLSTAAVPEAGAQISSDPPQSPMGKTRKDSKKEQKKLSISILRGRTGSRKSLASVNSSQEPKAEELKPDSDAYRAAQVSLMRSFRGSFNKYIIPCSVGSGHASGEEGSGSFICSPHNTLYLELHCPAVAPPVLITSDSGINKADFGDVSVGHRIMKRITIENISPGKLELGFSVLNPNGPFLLVRAVGTLEPGENKPLIISFCPSEDKWFLEILDIQVAKTNLSLRLSGLGVVPSTECSVGEVLDMGYVMTGDTVTATVQIKNTSSLTLPFSVQLESLSPTWDRDRQKIPSFLTSSLQRTEIVGTQNYNGFSVFSVSPTEGKLEAGMSQEFVVTFSPDHESLYYSDRLKVLLFGKQTAHEIQLKGAARDHLMFVQGGLPLDVPVESLAVTSPVAPREALDRGPQGAVRSLLLLLEFVEGSAEPARAEITVGAIQSPQLPSKKAVEFRLDGGAELARAGFQLDGPAGALERGQLGSIGVSWVPPADLQTSDPPLVSALLTVKGDITECYRVLLMARVVSAAAPTG, encoded by the exons ATGGTCTTGCAGTTATGCAA aaaagaggaggaagccCGAAGAGAACgtgaagaaagaaataaaaaactccTTGAGGATGCCAAAAGGAACCATGAGAAAGCAGTCTGCTTCCTGAGGCAAAGCATGGCAAG AATtcatgaaaaaaatgcaaaggaagAAGCGAAAGCTCAGGAGCATATGGAGAGAAGGATACAAGCTGTGCTTTCCCTGAAAACCAGCATCACTTCCAACAGG GAAAGGCTCCAAACTCTCCAGATTTTGAACAAAGCAAAGGCCTTGGAGGCAAAGAAGGAGGAGATGAAAATGAGGGAGGCTATCCTAGAAGAAGGAGGCAATGTTATCAGGGAAATTTTTCTCCATAAACGACAGCAAGAacatgaaaaaaggaaaga AGCTTTTAGAGAACTGCAGAAGTCAAGAAAAATGGAGATTGTGTCTCGAATTTTGCAAGAAAGAGCTTCCATTCACAAGCAGAGAAAAACTCAGTCCCCTACTAAGGCAATTAAGGCTCATGGTAAACTTGGGGATGCTTTACTGCAGAGTGGGAAAGCCTGGCAAAGTGAGGAGACCTGTAAACATGCAGATGGAGAAATATCACAG CCGTGGCGCTCTCCATCAGTTTGTTCCTCAGCTGGGGAGGGAAATGCTCCCCAAGGAGAGAGTCCTGAGAACAGATCCCAGGATGTGCTCTGGGAAAGTGGTGATGAGGACACAGAGAGGGACAAGACCCTCCTGGTACCAGAGTTCCCAGGACTTTGGAGTCGGGAATATGACTTGCACGAG gTGCCCAAAGCAGAAGATCCAACTCAGCTGGCTATCAGGGCAATGAGGAAACAAAtgtctgagaaaaaaatggagaaactCCAAACTAGAATTCTTCACAAGCAAACTGTGCCTGCTCAGGAGCATAAGGGCGGTGCTTTCCACAGCAAACCCAGCTGCATTCATTTCAAG GATTTTGATGTTGGTCAAATCTACAAAAGGAAGATAGTTTTGACAAATGTATCCTACAGTGTTAATTACTGCAGGCTGGTGGGAATCAGTGAATGGCTCAAGGACTTCATCAGTGTTCA TTTTGACCCACCTGGCAAAATGTCTTCTGGGATGTCCTGTGAATTCCTGGTAACATTTAAGCCAATG ataaatgaagggctggaaggagaagTCATGTTTATGGCCCAGACAGGTTCTTTTTCTGTTCCACTGAAATGCACAGTCAAGACCTGCATG CTGGCTCTGGATAAAGAGTGCATTGACTTTGGCAGCCTTGTGGTGGGAGAGACAATTTCACGGACCATCAGCCTGACAAACAGCGGGGCTTTGGGAGCCAGATTCAGAGTTCAGACGTCAGCAGGTGCCACAAGTACCCTCAGAGCAGCAGTAAAAGCTGCTCCTGCAAGAGTG GTCACTGAACATCCCCGTGCCTGTGACCCTGAAGAGAAAGGCAGCACGGGCCCTGTGGCAGCTGGGGATCCAAacaagagctgtgctgagcccagggaggggatgaCCCCCTGTGCAGCCCAGGAGtccaagagcagcagtgccacag AACAACTTGGTCAAAGAGAATTAAATAACAGATCAGATCTGGTCACAGACAATGCAGAAAATTTAGTGGAACTTTCTCCTGAAGATATACCAACTGAAATTATGCTTGGAAAG GTGACTGAGGGTGAGATTGGACCCTTCAGCTCAGTGAAAATCCCAGTCCTGTttgtcccagctgtccctggggaCGTGAGGGCAGAGTTTGTGATCATGTTTGACAACCCAGACTGCAAACCA ctgaGCTTCAGTGCTGTTGGAGTTTCTGTGGATGTGCCCATCTGGGTGCCCCAGCCCAGCGTGGACCTCAGGATCTGCCTGTACGAGCGGCTGTACCAGGACAGCGTCGAGGTGCGCAGCAG AGCAACAACCGCGCTGCGTTTGAAGTTTGAGGTGTGCAAAGAATTGAGCAAACACATGGAGCTGCTTCCAAAAACAGGCTACATCCAGGCTCAGTCATCCTTCAGTGCACAGCTCAAGTTCCTGCCCAG GCAGTCCCTTCCTGAAGATGCAGGGAGCTATTTCAATGCAGAGACAGGAATCCTGGAGGTCCCAGTGACAATCCTGATCGTGGACAAG GctaaaaaagttaattttactGTCCATGCCATTGTTACTACTTCTGATTTGGAAATCAGCCCAGCACAGATCAACTTTGGATACTGCACGATCTATGAAGCTGTGCAGGCGAATGTCACCCTAACAAACAAATCCATCTTGCCACAGGAGTTTGGATTTGTGGGACTGCCAGAG TTTGTTGAAGTTCAGCCCAGTGATGGATTTGGAATTATTCTTCCCTTGGAAAGCCTGACACTGGACATAATCTTTAAAGCCACCAAGGCAAAAGAGCACAGCTTTGAGCTCACCTGCAAGACAGAGATCAACAG acAATTCAAGCTGTCATGCAAAGCAGTTGGAGTCCACCCACCTCTTGAATTGTCTCATTCCTTGGTTCAGTTTGCTGCTACAGCCCTGAACTCTGTGTCTTCAGCCACTCTGGATGTGCTCAATTCCCACGTGGATGGGAACCCCCTCACTCACCCTGTCCCACGGATTGGGAGTGGGAACCCTGTCCCAGTTGGCCCCACTTCCTTTGAATTCCACGTGCCCCAGGACTGTCCTGTGACCATTACACCTTCTGTGGGAACTGTGCTGCCTGGGCAG AAAAGCTCCATCCGAGTGTCCTTCAGCCCGGCGCTGTCGGATCAGCAAATCCGGGAGGAGGCAGCGCGgaggctcagcacagcagctgtgccagaggcAGGAGCACAA ATTTCCAGTGATCCCCCTCAGTCTCCAATGGGCAAAACCAGGAAAGATTCaaagaaagagcaaaagaaaTTGAGCATTTCCATTCTCAGAGGAAGGACTGGAAGCAGGAAAAGCCTGGCTTCTGTAAATAGCTCTCAAGAGCCAAAAGCCGAAGAGTTAAAGCCTGA TTCTGATGCTTATAGGGCAGCCCAGGTTTCCCTGATGAGGAGTTTCAGAGGGAGTTTTAACAAATACATCATCCCATGCTCTGTTGGAAGTGGCCACGCCAGTGGAGAGGAGGGCTCTGGGAGCTTCATCTGCAG CCCTCACAACACCTTGTACCTGGAGCTgcactgccctgctgtggcCCCACCAGTTCTCATCACTTCTGACTCTGGGATCAACAAGGCCGATTTTGGGGATGTTTCTGTAG GCCACAGAATAATGAAGAGAATTACAATAGAGAACATCTCTCCAGGGAAGCTGGAA CTGGGATTCTCAGTTCTGAATCCCAATGGCCCCTTCCTGTTGGTCAGAGCTGTTGGAACACTTGAGCCAGGTGAAAATAAACCTCTCATCATCTCTTTTTGTCCAAGTGAGGATAAATGG TTCTTGGAAATTCTGGACATCCAGGTGGCAAAGACCAACCTCAGCCTCCGCCTCTCCGGGCTCGGGGTGGTGCCAAGCACTGAGTGCTCCGTGGGAGAGGTGCTGGACATGGGATACGTCATGACCGGGGACACGGTGACTGCCACAGTCCAG ATAAAGAACActtccagcctgaccctgccGTTCTCTGTACAACTGGAGTCGCTCTCACCAACATGGGACAGAGACCGGCAGAAAATTCCATCCTTTCTTACATCCTCTCTGCAGAGAACAGAGATTGTTG GAACACAGAACTATAATGGCTTCAGTGTGTTCAGTGTCTCTCCAACAGAAGGAAAACTTGAGGCTGGGATGAGCCAGGAATTTGTGGTTACTTTCAGTCCTGATCATGAAAGTCTCTACTACTCTGACCGTCTCAAGGTTCTGCTCTTTGGCAAG CAAACAGCCCACGAGATCCAGCTGAAGGGTGCAGCCCGGGATCACCTCATGTTTGTGCAGGGGGGACTGCCCCTGGATGTGCCCGTGGAGTCCTTGGCTGTGACCTCACCTGTGGCACCACGGGAAGCACTGGACAGAG GGCCACAAGGAGCAGTGAGgtcccttctcctgctcctggagTTTGTGGAGGGCTCagcagagccagccagggcagagaTCACCGTGGGGGCCATTCAAAGTCCTCAGCTGCCATCCAAGAAG GCCGTGGAGTTCCGCCTGGACGGCGGCGCGGAGCTGGCGCGGGCGGGGTTCCAGCTGGACGGCCCCGCGGGAGCCCTGGAGCGCGGGCAGCTCGGGAGCATCGGCGTGTCGTGGGTGCCACCTGCCGACCTGCAG ACCAGTGACCCCCCGCTCGTGTCAGCCCTCCTGACTGTGAAAGGTGACATCACAGAATGCTACCGAGTCCTGCTCATGGCAAGAGTtgtgtctgcagctgctcccactggCTGA